The Benincasa hispida cultivar B227 chromosome 9, ASM972705v1, whole genome shotgun sequence genome has a segment encoding these proteins:
- the LOC120086916 gene encoding cytoplasmic 60S subunit biogenesis factor REI1 homolog 1: protein MPGLTCNACNKEFLDVEEQKLHYKSEWHRYNLKRKVANVPGVTEALFLARQSAAAAQENAKSRETSMLYSCGLCSKAYRSAQAHAQHLKSRSHIIRASQGAHDQEVEKPIIKPLPQRISNKVPQQSEEEESEEEWEEVDPNEVMVDGNEDQDDDIDDIEVDLDPSCCFMCDLEHDTIESCMVHMHKQHGFFIPDIEYLKDPKGFLTYIGLKVMRDFRCLYCNDNCLPFSSLEAVRKHMEAKSHCKVHYGDEDENEEVELEEFYDYSSSYVDGSGNQLVPSGTRDNTVEFGSGGAELILVQGTSERKSTKTLGSRQFLRYYRQKPRPSPANDAAMTAVLAARYRSMGLATVQSREKMIRMKVMKEMNRTGLEAMRTKIGLKNNVIRNLPKNVPY, encoded by the exons ATGCCGGGGCTAACATGTAATGCCTGTAACAAAGAATTTCTAGACGTCGAGGAGCAAAAGCTTCACTACAAATCCGAATGGCATCGATACAATCTTAAGCGCAAG GTAGCTAATGTTCCTGGGGTTACTGAGGCATTGTTTTTAGCTAGACAATCTGCTGCTGCTGCACAAGAGAATGCCAAATCAAGAGAGACCTCGATGTTATACTCATGTGGTCTTTGTAGCAAAGCTTATAGGAGTGCCCAGGCTCATGCTCAACATCTTAAATCTAGGAGTCACATCATTCGAGCTTCGCAAGGAGCACATGATCAAGAAGTTGAAAAGCCAATAATTAAGCCCCTTCCTCAGCGAATTTCCAATAAGGTACCCCAACAAAGTGAGGAGGAAGAGAGTGAGGAGGAGTGGGAAGAAGTTGATCCCAACGAAGTCATGGTTGATGGAAATGAGGACCAGGATGATGATATTGATGACATTGAGGTGGACTTGGATCCATCATGCTGCTTCATGTGTGATCTAGAGCATGATACCATTGAAAGTTGCATGGTCCACATGCACAAGCAACATGGATTCTTTATTCCTGACATTGAATATTTGAAGGATCCAAAAGGCTTCCTTACGTACATCGGCCTGAAG GTGATGAGGGATTTCAGGTGTCTGTACTGCAATGATAATTGTCTTCCTTTTAGCAGCTTGGAAGCTGTTAGGAAGCACATGGAAGCGAAAAGCCATTGCAAGGTGCATTATGGCGATGAAGACGAGAATGAGGAAGTAGAATTGGAAGAATTTTATGATTACAGCAGCAG ttatgtGGATGGAAGTGGCAACCAGCTCGTTCCATCAGGGACTCGGGACAATACTGTCGAATTTGGTAGTGGTGGAGCTGAGCTGATTTTAGTTCAAGGAACCAGCGAACGGAAGTCGACCAAAACACTTGGTTCCAGGCAATTTCTACGTTATTATCGCCAAAAACCACGACCATCTCCTGCAAATGATGCAGCCATGACTGCCGTATTGGCAGCAAG GTACAGGAGCATGGGATTGGCAACAGTCCAGTCAAGAGAAAAGATGATCAGGATGAAGGTGATGAAAGAAATGAATCGAACCGGGTTGGAAGCTATGCGTACCAAAATCGGATTGAAGAACAACGTAATCCGGAACCTGCCCAAGAATGTTCCATATTAG